The sequence AAACTCGATATCCTGCATGTCACGGTAATGCTTTTCCAGAATACGGCGTATAGCGTCCAGCTGACGAAAGACATCTGGCATAAGCTCTTCCAAGGCTGGAAGATCAGATTGATTGGCCTGTTTTCCCAGAATTGTCAGATGCTGTGGCGTCCGGATACCCGCCACGACATCCTCTCCTTGGGCGTTGACCAGATATTCTCCGAAAAACGTATCTTCACCGGTCGACGGATCACGCGTAAAGGCAACACCGGTCGCACAGTCACTCCCCATGTTGCCAAACACCATAGCCTGCACATTGACAGCCGTTCCCCACGCTTCCGGAATATCATGCAAACGGCGGTATGTTATGGCACGCTGGTTCATCCAGCTGGAGAAGACGGCACCAATTGCGCCGCGTAGCTGATCATACGGGTCATCCGGAAAAGGCGCACCAGAGCGCTTCATAACCAAGGCCTTATAGGAGCCCAAGAGTTCCTTCCAGTCTCCTGCCTGAAGATCGGTATCAAGGATATACCCGCGATCAGCCTTGAGATCTTCCAGCAACTCCTCGAAATAATGGTGTCCAATCCCCAGAACGACATCGGAATACATCTGCACAAAACGGCGATAGCTGTCCCATGCGAAACGCGCATCGCCAGATGTTTCAATCAGACCAAGAACCGTATCGTCATTCAGGCCAAGATTGAGAATGGTATCCATCATGCCGGGCATGGAAGCGCGGGCCCCCGACCGAACCGACAGCAGAAGCGGCTGTTTCCGGTCTCCAAAAGACGCCCCCATAACCGAGGCGATATGGGCAACCCCTGCCTCGATCGCATCCTCTAGGCCAGCGGGATAGGTACGGCCATTGGCATAGTAAAACGTACATACGTCAGTCGTAATGGTAAAACCGGGAGGAACTGGAAGCCCGATCGCAGCCATCTCGGCCAGATTGGCACCCTTGCCGCCCAGCAGATCCTTCATGCCGGCACGTCCCTCGGTCCGTCCACCACCAAACATATAGACCCACTTGGACATCCTTGCGCCCCTTGTCCTGTCTGACTTCTTGCCTACCCGGTATGACACCCAGGCTTCACCTTGAACAAATGGCCGGGACAAGCCCGGCCACTTCTCTACACCACGGCTTCAGCAACCGGACCGCTTCCCTCGACTAATGCCAAGTCTGCGAGACCAACTGTTACAGCACCGACCGCTGACAAAAGTCGCAACCGATTGCGGCGCAAATCAGGATCGGAATCATTCACCGTCACATTTTCAAAGAAAGCATCAACCGGCCCACGCAATCCTGCAACCAAGGCGGCTACCTGCTGGTAATCCTCAGCATCAAGCGCCTGATGAATTCCAGGTTCTGTCGCCGACAACGCAGCGGCAAGAGCTTTTTCCTCATCCATAACCAGAGACTGAACATCAACAGGCCCGGTGTGCGGCCCGTCTTTCCGATCTTCTATACGGACAATGTTCATCGCACGCCGCCACGCAGCAAGCAGGTTGGCACCATCATCCGAACGCAACAAACCGGAAAGAGCTTCAACCCGCTTCACAAGCCTGACCAGATCATCCTCGTGACCAAGGGAAAGAACCGCTGACACCAAGTCATGCCGCAAGCCTTTCTCTCTGAGAAAAACCTTCAATCGTTCCGCAAAGAACGCCATCAGATCCGTGGCCAAGACATCCGACGACGCAGCACGCGGCACACTGTAAGCATCCAGCGCCTTGAGGAATACAGCACGCAACGGCAGGCGCAAGCCATTTTCCAGAACCAGCCGAATAACACCGAGAGCGGCCCTGCGCAGAGCAAACGGGTCTTTTGATCCGGTTGGTTTCTCGTCAATACTCCAGAAGCCTGCTAAGGTATCAATCTTGTCCGACAAGGCAATGCACACCGAAACTGGAGCTGACGGGCAACGATCCGACGGACCCTGCGGACTGTAATGCTCTGCAACAGCGTCAGCCACAGCATCAGGCTCCCCGTCAGCCCGGGCATAATAACGCCCCATGACACCCTGTAGCTCGGGAAACTCACCAACCATACCAGTAGACAGGTCAGCTTTGGCCAGAAGAGCAGCACGATCCACAAGAGCGCTGTCTGCCCCCATGTACCCGGCAATCATTGCAGCCAAGGTACGGATACGCGCTACTTTCTCCCACTCTGTACCAAGGCGGGCATGAAAAATCCGTTCCCGTAGGGTATCAACACGGGCCTCTAACCGGACCTTGCGATCTTGGTCCCAGAAAAAACGCGCATCGGACAAACGCGCGCGGAGAACACGCTCATTCCCAGAGACAATCTGCTGCCCTCCATCCTCTGTTTCCATATTGGAGACAACAACAAACCGCGGAGCAAGCGAACCATTATCCTGAACAGTGGAGAAGTATTTCTGGTGTGCCCGCATAGACGTCGTCAAAACCTCGGCTGGCAGATCCATAAAGACATCTTCGATGGCCCCACTCAGCACAACGGGCCATTCAACCAGTCCCGTAACTTCTCGCAAAAGGGCTGCATCCTCTTTCAGGCGAACCCCGTGACGATTGGCAAGAGCTGTGGCCGCAGCCTCGATCAAAGCAGAGCGGCGCACGGGATCCAGAACAACCTTGGCTGCGGCAAGCTTCTCCAAATAATCCGCAGGACCTGTAACCGAGAAAACGGCAGGTGCATGGAAGCGATGCCCACGCGTTACATTACCGGCAACAAGACCAGCAAAAGAGACCGGAACCACCTCGGACCCGAAAAGACACAGAATAGAATGCAGCGGACGAACCCAGCGCTGCGGCCCTGTCCCC comes from Haematospirillum jordaniae and encodes:
- the glyS gene encoding glycine--tRNA ligase subunit beta; protein product: MAQSLLLELLSEEIPARMQAAAAEALERLVCDGLQKAGFSAPETRTYVTPRRLTLVIDGLPEATPDVSEERRGPRVDAPEKAIQGFLAANGVTLDQCEKRETPKGTFLFSVVCSRGRPMSSVLKEAIEGALASFPWPKSMRWGTGPQRWVRPLHSILCLFGSEVVPVSFAGLVAGNVTRGHRFHAPAVFSVTGPADYLEKLAAAKVVLDPVRRSALIEAAATALANRHGVRLKEDAALLREVTGLVEWPVVLSGAIEDVFMDLPAEVLTTSMRAHQKYFSTVQDNGSLAPRFVVVSNMETEDGGQQIVSGNERVLRARLSDARFFWDQDRKVRLEARVDTLRERIFHARLGTEWEKVARIRTLAAMIAGYMGADSALVDRAALLAKADLSTGMVGEFPELQGVMGRYYARADGEPDAVADAVAEHYSPQGPSDRCPSAPVSVCIALSDKIDTLAGFWSIDEKPTGSKDPFALRRAALGVIRLVLENGLRLPLRAVFLKALDAYSVPRAASSDVLATDLMAFFAERLKVFLREKGLRHDLVSAVLSLGHEDDLVRLVKRVEALSGLLRSDDGANLLAAWRRAMNIVRIEDRKDGPHTGPVDVQSLVMDEEKALAAALSATEPGIHQALDAEDYQQVAALVAGLRGPVDAFFENVTVNDSDPDLRRNRLRLLSAVGAVTVGLADLALVEGSGPVAEAVV